The Pseudomonas baetica genome includes a region encoding these proteins:
- a CDS encoding LysR family transcriptional regulator, whose protein sequence is MLNKRHLPSITALQCFEAVTRHLSFTRAAEELNLTQSAVSKQVAQLEELLQHLLFRRVRRRLQMTPAGDLYLVEVRKILTQVEMSTHYLRSYGGETEVLRVSTPSTFGARWLVPRLKGWRLRHPSIHLDLCNEQEADDLLQGRSDLAFYYGQGSRPGTECLKLFGEELVPVCAPGSLPDTPFTDPTQLTDLVLLQNASRPQAWHDWFDSQGYQTEHSYHGPRFETFYMCIRAAQVGCGVALLPRFLVEEELADGKLVIPWQHAMPSTDAYYLAYPEHAAEVPKVRDFVKWMLEQIDNPND, encoded by the coding sequence ATGCTGAACAAACGCCACTTGCCATCGATCACCGCGCTGCAGTGCTTCGAGGCCGTGACCCGGCACCTGAGTTTTACCCGGGCTGCCGAGGAACTGAACCTGACCCAGAGCGCAGTCAGTAAACAGGTCGCGCAGCTTGAGGAATTGTTGCAGCACTTGTTGTTCCGTCGGGTACGCCGCCGCTTGCAGATGACCCCGGCCGGGGATTTGTACTTGGTGGAGGTCAGAAAAATCCTTACCCAGGTTGAGATGTCGACGCATTACCTGCGTTCCTACGGCGGTGAGACCGAAGTCCTGCGGGTTTCCACACCCTCGACCTTCGGCGCCCGCTGGCTGGTGCCACGCTTGAAAGGCTGGCGCTTGCGCCATCCGTCAATCCATCTGGATTTGTGCAACGAGCAGGAGGCGGACGATTTGCTCCAAGGGCGCAGCGATCTGGCGTTCTACTACGGCCAGGGTTCGCGCCCCGGCACCGAATGCCTGAAGCTGTTCGGCGAAGAGCTGGTGCCGGTCTGCGCGCCGGGCAGTCTGCCTGATACGCCGTTCACTGATCCGACGCAACTCACCGATCTGGTGCTGCTGCAAAATGCGTCGCGCCCGCAAGCGTGGCACGACTGGTTCGACAGTCAGGGCTACCAGACCGAGCACAGCTACCACGGGCCGCGTTTCGAAACCTTCTATATGTGCATTCGCGCGGCGCAAGTCGGCTGCGGCGTGGCGTTGCTGCCACGGTTTCTGGTGGAAGAGGAATTGGCCGACGGCAAACTGGTCATTCCCTGGCAGCATGCAATGCCCAGCACCGACGCCTATTACCTGGCGTACCCAGAACACGCGGCGGAAGTGCCCAAAGTGCGCGACTTCGTAAAGTGGATGCTGGAGCAGATCGACAATCCGAATGACTGA